The Cloeon dipterum chromosome X, ieCloDipt1.1, whole genome shotgun sequence genome includes a window with the following:
- the LOC135947275 gene encoding uncharacterized protein LOC135947275 isoform X2, producing the protein MESSGPWASYTYNGLPASQAPPPGSLGSSSAGQRTVADLQAMGNPQAAASQLLLAGMSPAAVAVAANSSFQLGNYDSTVFSSLFHHQKQQHRSHQVVGQGGQMEQSSPWTPQANSLGNPFGVLPHQASQKTNPSPSKGENTFSAHLIPPFAHSASSYGNAGAPAAPNLPFVPQKTAPKVPIFTPKAPPKHKAAPLETRYNPVPSAPPGISAAAAAAAAASAVINNAKPANIIVHRSFPPHLQPQCRSYPSPDSDYQQHRNTPDSVSSGPYGDSDCHMSMERPSPNPSSPYYNMASPESCVYSKHDRQPPPQQQQQQQQQQQQQPPVPPQQQFPMKPHNSWDEKRSVVPPGRYNYSESENNNAFHVSDQQHYQSTINLSDLHGSSGGGGDELLAHGGSDSEDYERNKRQRRNKRARKSDSPEKINRQLTLLQPVHAEDGYAAAALGFHSRVAFPPLPQLQPGVHQQHPQQHHQHAHHQEHQHQQQNNYQPQEQQQQQQSKETRSLIDEELGFLEMDTANKKGTPTKPAITLKKDQPAFMDSYIKFLSGDQDNSLCTTSVRSGRKSPLRQRARTLPQKCPETPPQQLQQQQQQQQQAPQQHQQHQQPQLQQQQQQQQQHHGYQIHQQQQQQLEPPNHREDGMEQSGRGRKRSLPVEGQTEGVSIAGLAEQNALNDDENVPDVSSDHDDDEEIDYTQKQFQPFVVITRMSPRTLRKYSHSDDSNTSSDVSAPELAESQVEPEKAFENSGPANDPVSAPLEILTPLTKVFYASMNQCIKSEIKNDDTPCAAVTLDESNLQVESDVSLDVPTDENSNQENNEPFENAQPPTADYEENNKERKERCKSASFFDLDREDREMLHDLPLSEVLDILKERSEYRKRAKIGLKRHSAPDDFGPALKKQSFKNCKNQNIRPIATSIDEEMADLLGQAVVEKVNQAMDKTENTATPIWKKPQNKATVDQAMVKTENTATPIWKKLQNKARVASFKKDLFPVTSAGEKAQKPKAKFVVPVVKKNKPPPVQNVEVDDSLMPELKPCARRRRYKTGTFMMDVSEMIFPDAKLYRVDGPELKQEFETFTLNGEKLYKSTPTYSNWNLEEYRKFKVFDVEYYQQAKHMTIIRLLLPESPKKTRKGAHTKSVIATRENEFHFRTYIQALISRTLDDGFLLAAIEEKVEYFTSSISKIDELNDQRIAQLLKYYNFPKEIKDILMLWPQFKCETLCVTNMCQCCNEKIALYLLTGVDDPYCKKTLLFYDLGQNILAKDFTACKECCKRVYHFRKYAHLKMDLFKLCRSRMSSNPEVDRVLVHVHSKWFDKLFKDLQQMWASVDCMRMMKEP; encoded by the exons ATGGAATCAAGTGGACCTTGGGCATCGTACACGTACAATGGACTGCCCGCGTCTCAGGCCCCACCTCCAGGCTCTCTGGGCTCGTCCTCTGCCGGCCAGCGGACTGTGGCCGACCTGCAGGCCATGGGCAACCCGCAAGCCGCCGCCTCGCAACTCTTGTTGGCCGGCATGAGCCCAGCGGCCGTGGCAGTGGCGGCCAACTCTTCATTTCAGCTGGGCAACTACGACTCGACAGTATTCTCCTCCCTTTTCCACcatcaaaagcagcagcaccgATCTCACCAGGTGGTCGGTCAGGGTGGTCAAATGGAGCAGTCGTCTCCGTGGACCCCGCAGGCCAACAGCCTGGGCAATCCGTTCGGGGTGCTGCCGCACCAGGCGTCGCAAAAGACCAACCCCAGCCCGTCAAAAGGGGAAAACACCTTCTCCGCGCACCTGATCCCCCCCTTTGCCCACTCCGCGTCGAGCTACGGAAACGCGGGTGCGCCGGCGGCCCCCAATTTGCCTTTCGTGCCGCAAAAAACGGCGCCCAAGGTGCCGATTTTCACCCCCAAAGCTCCTCCCAAGCACAAAGCAGCCCCATTGGAGACTCGCTACAACCCCGTGCCGTCCGCGCCGCCAGGCATCTctgccgcggccgccgcggcggcggccgcctcgGCTGTGATCAACAACGCCAAGCCTGCCAACATCATTGTGCACCGCAGTTTCCCTCCCCACTTGCAGCCGCAGTGCCGTAGCTACCCCAGTCCGGACAGCGACTATCAGCAGCACCGCAACACGCCGGACAGCGTGTCCTCGGGGCCGTACGGTGACTCGGACTGCCACATGTCGATGGAGCGGCCGAGCCCAAACCCGAGCAGCCCTTATTACAATATGGCGTCGCCTGAGTCGTGCGTTTACTCCAAGCACGACCGGCAGCCACCCcctcaacaacaacaacaacaacaacagcagcagcagcagcaaccccCTGTCCCTCCCCAACAGCAATTCCCCATGAAACCCCACAACAGTTGGGACGAGAAGAGATCGGTCGTGCCGCCAGGCCGCTACAACTACTCCGAGAGCGAAAACAATAATGCTTTTCATGTTTCAGATCAGCAACACTATCAATCGACGATCAACTTGTCCGATTTGCATGGTAGTagtggtggtggcggcgacGAGTTGCTCGCGCACGGTGGTTCTGATAGCGAAGATTACGAACGCAACAAGCGGCAGCGGCGCAACAAGCGGGCGCGTAAGAGCGACAGTCCGGAGAAAATCAACCGGCAGCTGACTCTGCTGCAGCCTGTGCACGCTGAGGACGGctacgcggcggcggcgttagGCTTCCACTCACGGGTTGCCTTCCCTCCGCTCCCACAGCTCCAGCCAGGGGTGCACCAACAGCACCCTCAGCAGCACCATCAACACGCTCACCATCAAGAGCATCAACACCAACAGCAGAATAATTATCAGCcgcaagagcagcagcagcagcagcaatcaAAAGAGACTCGATCGCTGATTGATGAAGAACTGGGATTCTTGGAGATGGATACTGCCAACAAGAAAGGCACTCCCACTAAGCCGGCAATAACGCTGAAAAAGGACCAGCCTGCCTTCATGGACAGTTATATCAAGTTTCTCAGTGGTGATCAGGACAATTCTCTGTGTACCACAAGTGTCAGGTCTGGGAGAAAGTCTCCTCTCAGACAGCGCGCTCGCACGCTTCCGCAAAAATGCCCTGAAACGCCGCCTCAACAGcttcaacaacaacaacaacaacaacaacaggcGCCTCAacagcaccagcagcaccaACAACctcagctgcagcagcaacaacagcagcagcaacaacaccACGGCTATCAGatccaccagcagcagcagcagcaactcgAGCCGCCCAACCACAGGGAGGACGGCATGGAGCAGAGTGGGCGTGGCCGCAAACGCTCTCTGCCCGTTGAGGGCCAAACCGAAG GTGTGTCCATTGCCGGTCTCGCAGAGCAAAATGCGCTCAATGACGATGAGAATGTACCTGATGTTAGTTCGGAtcatgatgatgatgag GAAATTGATTACACTCAAAAGCAATTCCAACCATTCGTGGTTATAACGAGGATGTCTCCAAGAACACTAAGAAAGTATTCCCACTCTGATGATAGCAACACTTCGAGTGATGTCTCTGCTCCAGAGCTTGCAGAATCTCAAGTTGAGCCTGAGAaagcttttgaaaattcaggGCCAGCAAATG ACCCTGTGAGCGCTCCATTGGAAATCCTTACTCCGCTTACGAAAGTTTTCTATGCTTCAATGAACCAATGTATTAAATCtgagattaaaaatgatgatACTCCATGTGCAGCTGTTACTTTGGATG aatccAACTTGCAAGTTGAGAGTGACGTCAGTCTTGATG TGCCAACCGATGAGAATTCCAATCAGGAAAACAACGAGCCATTTGAAAATGCCCAACCTCCAACAG CTGATTATGAGGAGAATAACAAGGAAAGGAAAGAACGCTGCAAGAGTGCTTCCTTCTTCGACCTTGACAGAGAAGATCGAGAAATGTTGCATG ATCTCCCTCTCAGTGAAGTGTTGGACATACTTAAGGAAAGGAGCGAGTACAGAAAACGAGCTAAAATTGGACTGAAGAGACACTCGGCTCCAGATGATTTTGGGCCCGCACTCAAGAAGCAGtcgtttaaaaattgcaaaaatcaaaatatacgACCGATTGCAACCTCCATTGATGAGGAAATGGCAGATTTGCTTGGACAAGCCGTTGTGGAAAAGGTCAACCAAGCCATGGACAAAACTGAGAACACGGCAACTCCTATTTGGAAGAAACCCCAAAATAAAGCCACAGTTGACCAAGCCATGGTCAAAACTGAGAACACGGCAACTCCTATTTGGAAGAAACTCCAAAATAAAGCCAGAGTTGCTTCTTTCAAGAAGGATTTGTTCCCAGTGACCAGCGCTGGCGAAAAAGCTCAAAAGCCAAAAGCAAAGTTTGTAGTTCCAGTCGTGAAAAAGAACAAACCTCCTCCTGTCCAGAACGTGGAGGTGGATGATTCTCTTATGCCTGAGCTTAAACCGTGTGCCAGGAGGAGGAGATACAAG actgGAACCTTTATGATGGACGTATCCGAGATGATATTCCCAGATGCCAAATTGTACAGAGTTGATGGACCCGAGCTGAAACAAGAGTTCGAAACTTTCACTCTAAATGGGGAAAAACTGTACAAGAGCACTCCAACA tACAGCAACTGGAATTTAGAAGAGTACCGAAAGTTCAAAGTATTCGATGTCGAATATTACCAGCAGGCAAAACACATGACAATTATTCGGCTGCTTTTGCCCGAATCTCCAAAGAAAACTCGAAA GGGAGCCCACACAAAATCAGTTATCGCCACAAGGGAAAACGAGTTTCATTTCAGAACTTACATTCAAGCATTGATCTCTCGGACTTTGGATGATGGCTTTTTATTGGCAGCCATTGAAGAAAAAG TTGAATACTTCACATCATCAATCAGCAAAATCGATGAGCTGAATGACCAGAGGATTGCCCAGCTCCTGAAGTACTACAACTTTCCTAAGGAAATcaaa gaCATTTTGATGCTATGGCCCCAGTTCAAGTGCGAAACACTTTGCGTTACCAACATGTGCCAGTGCTGCAATGAGAAGATCGCCTTGTATCTTCTCACTGGGGTTGATGATCCGTACTGCAAGAAGACACTGCTTTTCTATGATCTCGGACAGAACATCTTGGCAAAG GACTTCACGGCATGCAAAGAGTGCTGCAAACGAGTGTACCATTTCAGAAAATATGCCCACCTGAAAATGGACCTGTTTAAACTGTGTCGTTCCAGGATGAGTTCGAACCCAGAGGTTGACAGGGTTTTGGTACATGTGCATTCCAAATGGTTCGACAAG ctctttAAAGACCTGCAGCAGATGTGGGCCTCGGTTGACTGCATGCGCATGATGAAGGAGCCGTGA
- the LOC135947275 gene encoding uncharacterized protein LOC135947275 isoform X1, with the protein MESSGPWASYTYNGLPASQAPPPGSLGSSSAGQRTVADLQAMGNPQAAASQLLLAGMSPAAVAVAANSSFQLGNYDSTVFSSLFHHQKQQHRSHQVVGQGGQMEQSSPWTPQANSLGNPFGVLPHQASQKTNPSPSKGENTFSAHLIPPFAHSASSYGNAGAPAAPNLPFVPQKTAPKVPIFTPKAPPKHKAAPLETRYNPVPSAPPGISAAAAAAAAASAVINNAKPANIIVHRSFPPHLQPQCRSYPSPDSDYQQHRNTPDSVSSGPYGDSDCHMSMERPSPNPSSPYYNMASPESCVYSKHDRQPPPQQQQQQQQQQQQQPPVPPQQQFPMKPHNSWDEKRSVVPPGRYNYSESENNNAFHVSDQQHYQSTINLSDLHGSSGGGGDELLAHGGSDSEDYERNKRQRRNKRARKSDSPEKINRQLTLLQPVHAEDGYAAAALGFHSRVAFPPLPQLQPGVHQQHPQQHHQHAHHQEHQHQQQNNYQPQEQQQQQQSKETRSLIDEELGFLEMDTANKKGTPTKPAITLKKDQPAFMDSYIKFLSGDQDNSLCTTSVRSGRKSPLRQRARTLPQKCPETPPQQLQQQQQQQQQAPQQHQQHQQPQLQQQQQQQQQHHGYQIHQQQQQQLEPPNHREDGMEQSGRGRKRSLPVEGQTEGVSIAGLAEQNALNDDENVPDVSSDHDDDEEIDYTQKQFQPFVVITRMSPRTLRKYSHSDDSNTSSDVSAPELAESQVEPEKAFENSGPANEKGNLETISDLMPANLTFGDLGLGFPSGSMSQQAMKSLQDILNFDGSLPLMLNVEKHSSIEDNGPSLSLECVMLPELSKDPVSAPLEILTPLTKVFYASMNQCIKSEIKNDDTPCAAVTLDESNLQVESDVSLDVPTDENSNQENNEPFENAQPPTADYEENNKERKERCKSASFFDLDREDREMLHDLPLSEVLDILKERSEYRKRAKIGLKRHSAPDDFGPALKKQSFKNCKNQNIRPIATSIDEEMADLLGQAVVEKVNQAMDKTENTATPIWKKPQNKATVDQAMVKTENTATPIWKKLQNKARVASFKKDLFPVTSAGEKAQKPKAKFVVPVVKKNKPPPVQNVEVDDSLMPELKPCARRRRYKTGTFMMDVSEMIFPDAKLYRVDGPELKQEFETFTLNGEKLYKSTPTYSNWNLEEYRKFKVFDVEYYQQAKHMTIIRLLLPESPKKTRKGAHTKSVIATRENEFHFRTYIQALISRTLDDGFLLAAIEEKVEYFTSSISKIDELNDQRIAQLLKYYNFPKEIKDILMLWPQFKCETLCVTNMCQCCNEKIALYLLTGVDDPYCKKTLLFYDLGQNILAKDFTACKECCKRVYHFRKYAHLKMDLFKLCRSRMSSNPEVDRVLVHVHSKWFDKLFKDLQQMWASVDCMRMMKEP; encoded by the exons ATGGAATCAAGTGGACCTTGGGCATCGTACACGTACAATGGACTGCCCGCGTCTCAGGCCCCACCTCCAGGCTCTCTGGGCTCGTCCTCTGCCGGCCAGCGGACTGTGGCCGACCTGCAGGCCATGGGCAACCCGCAAGCCGCCGCCTCGCAACTCTTGTTGGCCGGCATGAGCCCAGCGGCCGTGGCAGTGGCGGCCAACTCTTCATTTCAGCTGGGCAACTACGACTCGACAGTATTCTCCTCCCTTTTCCACcatcaaaagcagcagcaccgATCTCACCAGGTGGTCGGTCAGGGTGGTCAAATGGAGCAGTCGTCTCCGTGGACCCCGCAGGCCAACAGCCTGGGCAATCCGTTCGGGGTGCTGCCGCACCAGGCGTCGCAAAAGACCAACCCCAGCCCGTCAAAAGGGGAAAACACCTTCTCCGCGCACCTGATCCCCCCCTTTGCCCACTCCGCGTCGAGCTACGGAAACGCGGGTGCGCCGGCGGCCCCCAATTTGCCTTTCGTGCCGCAAAAAACGGCGCCCAAGGTGCCGATTTTCACCCCCAAAGCTCCTCCCAAGCACAAAGCAGCCCCATTGGAGACTCGCTACAACCCCGTGCCGTCCGCGCCGCCAGGCATCTctgccgcggccgccgcggcggcggccgcctcgGCTGTGATCAACAACGCCAAGCCTGCCAACATCATTGTGCACCGCAGTTTCCCTCCCCACTTGCAGCCGCAGTGCCGTAGCTACCCCAGTCCGGACAGCGACTATCAGCAGCACCGCAACACGCCGGACAGCGTGTCCTCGGGGCCGTACGGTGACTCGGACTGCCACATGTCGATGGAGCGGCCGAGCCCAAACCCGAGCAGCCCTTATTACAATATGGCGTCGCCTGAGTCGTGCGTTTACTCCAAGCACGACCGGCAGCCACCCcctcaacaacaacaacaacaacaacagcagcagcagcagcaaccccCTGTCCCTCCCCAACAGCAATTCCCCATGAAACCCCACAACAGTTGGGACGAGAAGAGATCGGTCGTGCCGCCAGGCCGCTACAACTACTCCGAGAGCGAAAACAATAATGCTTTTCATGTTTCAGATCAGCAACACTATCAATCGACGATCAACTTGTCCGATTTGCATGGTAGTagtggtggtggcggcgacGAGTTGCTCGCGCACGGTGGTTCTGATAGCGAAGATTACGAACGCAACAAGCGGCAGCGGCGCAACAAGCGGGCGCGTAAGAGCGACAGTCCGGAGAAAATCAACCGGCAGCTGACTCTGCTGCAGCCTGTGCACGCTGAGGACGGctacgcggcggcggcgttagGCTTCCACTCACGGGTTGCCTTCCCTCCGCTCCCACAGCTCCAGCCAGGGGTGCACCAACAGCACCCTCAGCAGCACCATCAACACGCTCACCATCAAGAGCATCAACACCAACAGCAGAATAATTATCAGCcgcaagagcagcagcagcagcagcaatcaAAAGAGACTCGATCGCTGATTGATGAAGAACTGGGATTCTTGGAGATGGATACTGCCAACAAGAAAGGCACTCCCACTAAGCCGGCAATAACGCTGAAAAAGGACCAGCCTGCCTTCATGGACAGTTATATCAAGTTTCTCAGTGGTGATCAGGACAATTCTCTGTGTACCACAAGTGTCAGGTCTGGGAGAAAGTCTCCTCTCAGACAGCGCGCTCGCACGCTTCCGCAAAAATGCCCTGAAACGCCGCCTCAACAGcttcaacaacaacaacaacaacaacaacaggcGCCTCAacagcaccagcagcaccaACAACctcagctgcagcagcaacaacagcagcagcaacaacaccACGGCTATCAGatccaccagcagcagcagcagcaactcgAGCCGCCCAACCACAGGGAGGACGGCATGGAGCAGAGTGGGCGTGGCCGCAAACGCTCTCTGCCCGTTGAGGGCCAAACCGAAG GTGTGTCCATTGCCGGTCTCGCAGAGCAAAATGCGCTCAATGACGATGAGAATGTACCTGATGTTAGTTCGGAtcatgatgatgatgag GAAATTGATTACACTCAAAAGCAATTCCAACCATTCGTGGTTATAACGAGGATGTCTCCAAGAACACTAAGAAAGTATTCCCACTCTGATGATAGCAACACTTCGAGTGATGTCTCTGCTCCAGAGCTTGCAGAATCTCAAGTTGAGCCTGAGAaagcttttgaaaattcaggGCCAGCAAATG AAAAAGGGAATCTCGAGACGATATCTGACCTCATGCCTGCCAATTTGACATTTGGAGATTTAGGATTAGGGTTTCCTTCAGGTTCCATGTCGCAGCAAGCAATGAAATCGCTGCAGGATATTTTGAACTTTG acggttCTCTCCCTTTGATGTTGAACGTAGAAAAACACTCTAGTATTGAAGATAATGGACCTAGCTTAAGCTTAGAATGTGTGATGTTGCCTGAACTCTCAAAAG ACCCTGTGAGCGCTCCATTGGAAATCCTTACTCCGCTTACGAAAGTTTTCTATGCTTCAATGAACCAATGTATTAAATCtgagattaaaaatgatgatACTCCATGTGCAGCTGTTACTTTGGATG aatccAACTTGCAAGTTGAGAGTGACGTCAGTCTTGATG TGCCAACCGATGAGAATTCCAATCAGGAAAACAACGAGCCATTTGAAAATGCCCAACCTCCAACAG CTGATTATGAGGAGAATAACAAGGAAAGGAAAGAACGCTGCAAGAGTGCTTCCTTCTTCGACCTTGACAGAGAAGATCGAGAAATGTTGCATG ATCTCCCTCTCAGTGAAGTGTTGGACATACTTAAGGAAAGGAGCGAGTACAGAAAACGAGCTAAAATTGGACTGAAGAGACACTCGGCTCCAGATGATTTTGGGCCCGCACTCAAGAAGCAGtcgtttaaaaattgcaaaaatcaaaatatacgACCGATTGCAACCTCCATTGATGAGGAAATGGCAGATTTGCTTGGACAAGCCGTTGTGGAAAAGGTCAACCAAGCCATGGACAAAACTGAGAACACGGCAACTCCTATTTGGAAGAAACCCCAAAATAAAGCCACAGTTGACCAAGCCATGGTCAAAACTGAGAACACGGCAACTCCTATTTGGAAGAAACTCCAAAATAAAGCCAGAGTTGCTTCTTTCAAGAAGGATTTGTTCCCAGTGACCAGCGCTGGCGAAAAAGCTCAAAAGCCAAAAGCAAAGTTTGTAGTTCCAGTCGTGAAAAAGAACAAACCTCCTCCTGTCCAGAACGTGGAGGTGGATGATTCTCTTATGCCTGAGCTTAAACCGTGTGCCAGGAGGAGGAGATACAAG actgGAACCTTTATGATGGACGTATCCGAGATGATATTCCCAGATGCCAAATTGTACAGAGTTGATGGACCCGAGCTGAAACAAGAGTTCGAAACTTTCACTCTAAATGGGGAAAAACTGTACAAGAGCACTCCAACA tACAGCAACTGGAATTTAGAAGAGTACCGAAAGTTCAAAGTATTCGATGTCGAATATTACCAGCAGGCAAAACACATGACAATTATTCGGCTGCTTTTGCCCGAATCTCCAAAGAAAACTCGAAA GGGAGCCCACACAAAATCAGTTATCGCCACAAGGGAAAACGAGTTTCATTTCAGAACTTACATTCAAGCATTGATCTCTCGGACTTTGGATGATGGCTTTTTATTGGCAGCCATTGAAGAAAAAG TTGAATACTTCACATCATCAATCAGCAAAATCGATGAGCTGAATGACCAGAGGATTGCCCAGCTCCTGAAGTACTACAACTTTCCTAAGGAAATcaaa gaCATTTTGATGCTATGGCCCCAGTTCAAGTGCGAAACACTTTGCGTTACCAACATGTGCCAGTGCTGCAATGAGAAGATCGCCTTGTATCTTCTCACTGGGGTTGATGATCCGTACTGCAAGAAGACACTGCTTTTCTATGATCTCGGACAGAACATCTTGGCAAAG GACTTCACGGCATGCAAAGAGTGCTGCAAACGAGTGTACCATTTCAGAAAATATGCCCACCTGAAAATGGACCTGTTTAAACTGTGTCGTTCCAGGATGAGTTCGAACCCAGAGGTTGACAGGGTTTTGGTACATGTGCATTCCAAATGGTTCGACAAG ctctttAAAGACCTGCAGCAGATGTGGGCCTCGGTTGACTGCATGCGCATGATGAAGGAGCCGTGA